Proteins found in one Pseudomonadota bacterium genomic segment:
- a CDS encoding D-alanine--D-alanine ligase, which translates to MKIGLTYDLKEEYLALGFSEEETAELDKPATIEGVEAALRANGWETERVGNHLALMAALAAGRRWDLVFNIAEGLRGLGRESLVPCLLDAFDIPYTFSDPMVLALSLHKGMCKRAVRDAGVPTAPFLVVERLADLEHLALRFPLFAKPVAEGTGKGISAASRIGDREALLCACDDLLRRFGQPVLVEEFLPGREFTVGVLGTGRAARPVAVMEVLFREEGTIYSYATKENYLERVDYALADDPALEKGVADVALGAWRALGCRDGGRVDVRLDDRGRPMFIEVNPLAGLNPVDSDLPIMCRLSGRPYEELIGEIVRSALSRIEDARRRPA; encoded by the coding sequence ATGAAGATAGGCCTGACCTACGACCTGAAGGAGGAGTACCTCGCGCTGGGCTTCTCCGAAGAGGAGACCGCCGAGCTCGACAAGCCGGCCACGATCGAGGGCGTCGAGGCCGCGCTCCGTGCCAACGGCTGGGAGACCGAGCGCGTCGGCAACCACCTCGCGCTCATGGCCGCGCTCGCTGCGGGGCGGCGGTGGGATCTCGTCTTCAACATCGCGGAGGGGCTCCGCGGGCTCGGGCGCGAGTCGCTCGTGCCGTGCCTCCTCGACGCGTTCGACATTCCCTACACGTTCTCCGATCCCATGGTGCTCGCCCTCTCCCTGCACAAGGGAATGTGCAAGCGCGCCGTCCGCGACGCCGGCGTGCCGACCGCGCCGTTCCTGGTCGTCGAACGGCTCGCGGATCTCGAGCACCTCGCGCTGCGCTTCCCGCTCTTCGCGAAGCCCGTCGCCGAGGGCACCGGCAAGGGGATCTCCGCCGCGTCGCGGATCGGCGATCGCGAAGCGCTGCTTTGCGCGTGCGACGATCTGCTGCGCCGGTTCGGGCAGCCGGTGCTCGTCGAGGAGTTCCTGCCCGGCCGCGAGTTCACGGTCGGCGTGCTCGGGACGGGCCGCGCGGCGCGCCCGGTCGCCGTGATGGAGGTCCTGTTCCGCGAGGAGGGCACCATCTACTCCTACGCGACCAAGGAGAACTACCTGGAGCGCGTCGACTACGCGCTGGCCGACGACCCCGCGCTCGAGAAGGGCGTCGCGGACGTCGCGCTCGGCGCCTGGCGCGCGCTCGGCTGCCGCGACGGCGGGCGCGTCGACGTGCGGCTCGACGATCGCGGCAGGCCCATGTTCATCGAGGTCAACCCGCTCGCCGGCCTGAACCCGGTCGATTCCGATCTCCCGATCATGTGCCGCCTCAGCGGGCGGCCGTACGAGGAGCTCATCGGCGAGATCGTCCGCTCTGCTCTCTCCAGGATCGAGGATGCGCGTCGCCGTCCTGCATAG